A genomic window from Phocoena sinus isolate mPhoSin1 chromosome 20, mPhoSin1.pri, whole genome shotgun sequence includes:
- the ARHGDIA gene encoding rho GDP-dissociation inhibitor 1 produces MAEQEPTAEQLAQIAAENEEDEHSVNYKPPAQKSIQEIQELDKDDESLRKYKEALLGRVAVSADPNVPNVVVTRLILVCSTAPGPLELDLTGDLESFKKQSFVLKEGVEYRIKISFRVNREIVSGMKYIQHTYRKGVKIDKTDYMVGSYGPRAEEYEFLTPMEEAPKGMLARGSYNIKSRFTDDDRTDHLSWEWNLTIKKEWKD; encoded by the exons ATGGCTGAGCAGGAGCCCACAGCCGAGCAGCTGGCGCAGATTGCGGCTGAGAACGAGGAGGATGAGCACTCGGTCAACTACAAGCCCCCGGCCCAGAAGAGCATCCAGGAGATCCAGGAGCTGGACAAGGACGACGAGAGTCTGCGCAAGTACAAGGAGGCCCTGCTGGGCCGTGTGGCCGTGTCCGCTG ACCCCAACGTCCCCAATGTTGTGGTGACCCGACTGATCCTGGTTTGTAGCACCGCCCCGGGTCCCTTGGAGCTGGACCTGACAG GTGATCTGGAGAGCTTTAAGAAGCAGTCCTTTGTGCTGAAGGAAGGTGTGGAATACAGGATAAAAATCTCCTTCCGG GTGAACCGAGAGATCGTGTCCGGCATGAAGTACATCCAGCACACGTACAGGAAAGGCGTTAAGA TTGACAAGACCGACTACATGGTGGGGAGCTATGGGCCTCGGGCGGAGGAATACGAGTTCCTGACCCCGATGGAGGAGGCCCCCAAGGGCATGCTGGCTCGAGGCAGCTACAACATCAAGTCCCGCTTCACAGATGACGACAGGACTGACCACCTGTCCTGGGAGTGGAACCTCACCATCAAGAAGGAGTGGAAGGACTGA